A genomic segment from Dermacentor silvarum isolate Dsil-2018 chromosome 11, BIME_Dsil_1.4, whole genome shotgun sequence encodes:
- the LOC119433385 gene encoding UMP-CMP kinase 1-like isoform X1 yields MLVPIATSIRVLHCSIERFLPAAGLLTRVIGGEAWGPLKAMSGPKPNVVFVLGPPGSGKGTQCQKLVERFGYKHLSAGDLLREEKGTPGSQFGEVIDHHIRNGTIVPVEITCRLLDRAMQSSGKSHFLIDGFPRNKDNLDGWNREMSDRVNLQFVLFLECPEEVCVQRCLSRGQAGSGRTDDNIESLRKRFKTYTNDTLPIVEYYDKQNLVRRADTSCNDPNEVFKGVAKHFEPFESTK; encoded by the exons ATGCTTGTGCCTATCGCGACTAGCATTCGTGTGCTCCACTGCTCGATTGAGCGTTTCCTGCCTGCGGCGGGATTGTTGACACGTGTCATCGGCGGCGAGGCGTG GGGACCTCTAAAAGCTATGTCTGGTCCCAAGCCGAACGTGGTCTTCGTTCTGGGGCCTCCCGGTTCGGGCAAAGGGACGCAGTGCCAGAAACTAGTCGAG AGATTTGGCTACAAGCACCTGTCAGCGGGAGACCTTCTGCGGGAAGAGAAAGGCACCCCGGGTTCCCAGTTTGGCGAAGTCATTGACCATCACATTCGCAATGGCACTATCGTGCCTGTGGAGATAACTTGCCGCTTACTGGATCGG GCGATGCAGTCAAGCGGGAAGAGTCACTTCCTAATTGATGGCTTCCCACGCAACAAGGACAACCTGGACGGCTGGAACCGGGAGATGTCGGACCGGGTCAACCTGCAGTTTGTGCTCTTTCTCGAGTGCCCAGAGGAG GTCTGTGTCCAGCGATGCCTCAGCAGAGGCCAGGCAGGCAGTGGTCGTACGGACGACAACATAGAGAGTCTCCGCAAAAG GTTTAAGACATACACAAATGACACACTTCCAATTGTGGAGTACTACGACAAGCAGAATTTGGTCAGGCGGGCCGACACAAGCTGCAACGACCCCAACGAG
- the LOC119433385 gene encoding UMP-CMP kinase 1-like isoform X2, translated as MASPSRSPPCPLHFSFQLSAQLILRMGPLKAMSGPKPNVVFVLGPPGSGKGTQCQKLVERFGYKHLSAGDLLREEKGTPGSQFGEVIDHHIRNGTIVPVEITCRLLDRAMQSSGKSHFLIDGFPRNKDNLDGWNREMSDRVNLQFVLFLECPEEVCVQRCLSRGQAGSGRTDDNIESLRKRFKTYTNDTLPIVEYYDKQNLVRRADTSCNDPNEVFKGVAKHFEPFESTK; from the exons ATGGCATCGCCGTCCCGGTCGCCCCCGTGTCCGCTGCATTTCTCTTTCCAGCTTTCGGCCCAACTTATCTTGCGAAT GGGACCTCTAAAAGCTATGTCTGGTCCCAAGCCGAACGTGGTCTTCGTTCTGGGGCCTCCCGGTTCGGGCAAAGGGACGCAGTGCCAGAAACTAGTCGAG AGATTTGGCTACAAGCACCTGTCAGCGGGAGACCTTCTGCGGGAAGAGAAAGGCACCCCGGGTTCCCAGTTTGGCGAAGTCATTGACCATCACATTCGCAATGGCACTATCGTGCCTGTGGAGATAACTTGCCGCTTACTGGATCGG GCGATGCAGTCAAGCGGGAAGAGTCACTTCCTAATTGATGGCTTCCCACGCAACAAGGACAACCTGGACGGCTGGAACCGGGAGATGTCGGACCGGGTCAACCTGCAGTTTGTGCTCTTTCTCGAGTGCCCAGAGGAG GTCTGTGTCCAGCGATGCCTCAGCAGAGGCCAGGCAGGCAGTGGTCGTACGGACGACAACATAGAGAGTCTCCGCAAAAG GTTTAAGACATACACAAATGACACACTTCCAATTGTGGAGTACTACGACAAGCAGAATTTGGTCAGGCGGGCCGACACAAGCTGCAACGACCCCAACGAG
- the LOC119433385 gene encoding UMP-CMP kinase 1-like isoform X3, translated as MSGPKPNVVFVLGPPGSGKGTQCQKLVERFGYKHLSAGDLLREEKGTPGSQFGEVIDHHIRNGTIVPVEITCRLLDRAMQSSGKSHFLIDGFPRNKDNLDGWNREMSDRVNLQFVLFLECPEEVCVQRCLSRGQAGSGRTDDNIESLRKRFKTYTNDTLPIVEYYDKQNLVRRADTSCNDPNEVFKGVAKHFEPFESTK; from the exons ATGTCTGGTCCCAAGCCGAACGTGGTCTTCGTTCTGGGGCCTCCCGGTTCGGGCAAAGGGACGCAGTGCCAGAAACTAGTCGAG AGATTTGGCTACAAGCACCTGTCAGCGGGAGACCTTCTGCGGGAAGAGAAAGGCACCCCGGGTTCCCAGTTTGGCGAAGTCATTGACCATCACATTCGCAATGGCACTATCGTGCCTGTGGAGATAACTTGCCGCTTACTGGATCGG GCGATGCAGTCAAGCGGGAAGAGTCACTTCCTAATTGATGGCTTCCCACGCAACAAGGACAACCTGGACGGCTGGAACCGGGAGATGTCGGACCGGGTCAACCTGCAGTTTGTGCTCTTTCTCGAGTGCCCAGAGGAG GTCTGTGTCCAGCGATGCCTCAGCAGAGGCCAGGCAGGCAGTGGTCGTACGGACGACAACATAGAGAGTCTCCGCAAAAG GTTTAAGACATACACAAATGACACACTTCCAATTGTGGAGTACTACGACAAGCAGAATTTGGTCAGGCGGGCCGACACAAGCTGCAACGACCCCAACGAG